The sequence ctgctccaagaccaagaacacaggaaagagtacattcccctgctccctctgtggtaaacagtttacggagaaaggaaacctcaacaaacacatgagaatccacactggagagaaaccgttcccctgctccctctgtggtaaaCAGTTTACCGAGAAAGGAAAACTCAACAAACatatgagaatccacactggagagaaaccgttcccctgctcactctgtggtaaaagGTTTCCACATAAAGGAACCCTCAagatacacatgagaatccacactggagagaaaccgttcgtctgctcagtctgtggtaaACAGTTTACCGAGAAAGGAAAACTCAACAAACATATGAGagtccacactggagagaaactgttcccctgctcactctgtggtacagcgtttgcacagaaaggaaccctcaacaaacacatgagaaatcacactggagagaaaccgttcccctgctcactctgtggtaaagggtttgcacagaaaggaaacctcaacagacacatgaggatccacactggagagaaaccgttcccctgctcactctgtggtaaacagTTTACCGAGAAACGAAAACTCAAACTACACacgagaatccacactggagagaaaccattcctctgctccctctgtggtaaagggtttgcacagacagcagacctcaacagacacatgagaatccacactggagagaaaccattcgtctgctccctctgtggtaaaCAGTTTACCGAGAAAGGAAACCTCAACACACatatgagaatccacactggagagaaccTGTAGAAActcagtcctgtgtgtgtgtgtgtgtgtgtgtgtgtgtgtgtgtgtgtctgtgtgtctgtgtgtctgtgtgtgtgggagaagctTCATTGAGCATCATACAGATGTAAGCAAACAcgagtgtgtcagtgagagcagcagcaggagatgctGCAGAGTCAGTGCTGATGTTAGAGATGCAGCACatcccaacacattttgttacatatgTTGTGTTCATACAGAGAGAATTAAAGTTCCAGCAAAGTGGATACTGTAATGAATgtctttttattaaataaactgtttgatgtgcaaatgcagacagtgtgtgtgtggctgcttttcctgtgtttctgtggtctcCTATGCAGCAGCAACCAAAgttttgacctcacaaatgcaaacTCCTGCAGACaaactccaacatctggtagaaagcctcccaggagagtggaagctgtgctgctgcaaagggaccaactccatattaaaggccacatgctgtccacttttccagggttttattttatataaatatacaatatacatttatacaaaaacatctgtcatacatcataactggtaggcaggCCAGCCcctaaaaaatggaaaacaaattacacgggttttgtggtcgaccatgtttgggccttcagaaaccaactttgtatttgccccagcttcttgatttttttcagagctttgagatacatacatggactgttcaaagcattaatggttagtcagatatatgcattggTTTCTGGATGGGagcctctccaaatccaaaaaaaactttttgtgtcagattttcattggcccataactgcatgtgggaatgtcttaaaaaatctgatctctgttttaatttaaagttcaaagcttactctttcttgggatatgaaacaatttttctttatgaaaattcttcattttttttttttatcccaaacATGAGGCTTTTTCACCACTCACAAATATTGAAATTCTTCAgtattagaccattgtagcttacttctgtgtcttatattcatttattgtttatttgttcattattaacctaaaatcagggatgcaaacagcaagacctcaaaaaagagagaacttcTGCCAGGTCTAATCTTTCTGCAGGAGCTTGTGGAGTCCTTCGGTTACAGACAGAAGTGACTGAAACATCAGTAGTGCATAGACTGCTGAGAACTTGTAGAGCTTTGCTCTGAGACCAACAGCTATGGGGGATCCAGTGGCAGAAAGGCACTCCAAAATGGCAGGAAATGTCTCAAGAACTGCACTGATTGATCGCAACTGACATGCCCAGCGAGTGTGTGAAAGTTGCACAAGCTCAATTTATGTCAATCCAAGCTTTGACTGAGCCTCCATGAACTGATGATGATTCACTAGGGAAGTGCTGAAGAAAGAATACACGCACTCCAACAAGTTGAAAAGCTCCACAGCCTCTGGGACAGCCTTGAAAGCATGGCACAACACCGGGTTCAGTTCATGAGCATAacaatgcacatacagtacaggccaaaagtttggacacaccttctcattcaatgcgttttctttattttcatgactatttacattgtagattctaactgaaggaatcaaaactatgaatgaacacatgtggagttatgtacttaacaaaaaaaggtgaaataactgaaaacatgttttctattctagtttcttcaaaatagccaccctttgctctgattaccgctttgcacactcttggcattctctcgatgagcttcaagaggtagtcacctgaaatggttttccaacagtcttgaaggagttcccagaggtgtttagcacttgttggcccctttgccttcgctctgcggtccagctcaccccaaaccatctcgattgggttcaggtcctgtgactgtggaggccaggtcatctgccgcagcactccatcactctccttcttggtcaaatagcccttacacagcctggaggtgtgtttggggtcattgtcctgttgaaaaataaatgatcatccaactaaacgcacaccggatgggatggcatgtcgctgcaggatgctgtggtagccatgctggttcagtgtgccgtCAATTTTGAATagatccccaacagtgtcaccagcaaaacacccccacaccatcacacctcctcctccatgcttcacagtgggaaccaggcatgtggaatccatccgttcaccttttctgcgtctcacaaagacacggcggtcgGAAttaaagatctcaaatttggactcatcagaccaaagcacagatttccactggtctaatgtccattccttgtgtttcttggcccaaacaaatctcttctgcttgttgcctctccttagcagtggtttcctagcagctatttgaccatgaagacCTGATTCaagcagtctcctcttaacagttgttctagagatgggtctgctgctagaactctgtgtggcatttatctggtctctgatctgagctgctgttaacttgggttttctgaggctggtgactcagatgaacttgtcctcagaagcagaggtgactcttggtcttcctttcctgggtcggtcctcatgtgtaccagtttcgttgtagtgcttgatggtttttgcgactccacttggggacacatttaaagtttttgcaattttccggactgactgaccttcatttcttaaagtaatgatggccactcatttttctttagttagctgattggttcttgccataatatgaattttaacagttgtccaatagggctgtcggctgtgtagtaacctgacttctgcacaacacaactgatggtcccaaccccattgataaagcaagaaattccactaattaaccctgataaggcacacctgtgaagtgaaaaccatttcaggtgactacctcttgaagctcatcgagagaatgccaagagtgtgcaaagcagtaatcagagcaaagggtggctattttgaagaaactagaatataaaacatgttttcagttatttcacctttttttgttaagtacataactccacatgtgttcattcatagttttgattccttcagttagaatctacaatgtaaatagtcatgaaaataaagaaaacacattgaatgagaaggtgtgtccaaacctttGGCCTCTACTGTATATAGCCTCAGGATGGAGCCTTCTAAAATGTGCTTGTACACCTCCAGTGGAGCCACTCATAACGGCTGCACCATCATATGTTTGTGCTACACACTCAAGCTCTGCAAGACCATTGTTTTGGACCTGCTGCTGACACGTTTTACTAACATCTGTCCGCTAAGAGCGCATAGATTTTTAATTTCCAGCCTTTCGCAGCTGCGTGAGAGCACGACACCTAAACACACCTGAGGCCAGGCTCAGGTACAGGTAGGACGGCGAGTCAGGGCCACTGCAGGGGGGAAAATATATGCTGATGAAGCAAAGTATTACAAtattcagagggaaaaaaaactcaatttccAACATTGAAGTCATGAGTTAATCAGGAAGTAACACTGAAttatgagaaaagaaaatagaaaattctgagattacaaactcaaatttatgcaaaaaaCAACTTAGCAAATAGTGAGCAAATAGAAAATAGTTTAACTTTTTGGGTCAGTGCTCCACATGtgcagcctctgctgctgctggcctgcagctgatcccctcagtagattctactctgacatgggattcaggaacaaggagatcctgctgatttgagcctagaatcagcagattgttttctccTGAATCGGTCCAAGGCTGgcggcagcgtctgcagtgtctgGGCTGATCTGACCCTGCAAAGTGAAGCCATGTGCCTcctttgccaaaaaaataaaccttgaaaaaatacacaagattTATAGAGTTAAGACTTTCTTGTTTATTAGCTTATTATTGTTACAGAGGAAGCAAAACACCTCATtagctcgctctctctctctcgctcgctcacaGGGATCAGAAAGTTCTGGTTAACAAAATAACATTCTGATCAATAAGCGGTGTGGGTGGGTGAAAAAAATTTAATTCTCAGCTGAATTTATTAAATCCTGTCAGTGATGCCCTGCAGCAGGAACAATAACTCTCCCCACtcagagaggctgtgtgtttaCACACTAAGCACAGCATCAGTACTCAGAAGACTCAGTCACATGCCACATGTGGACAAGCCTCtcgtctgtctcacctgtccaaCACACCTGTACAACAGCTGGATGTTGGCTGTTGTCCTGCTCAGAGGGTAGTGACGTTATCATCCAGATTTTAAATCCAAagtatcaaacatgtttgaaatttATCAGGGTGGCCCTGATGAGTCCGACAGCTGCAAAAATCTGTGAACCCCTCATACCAGATAATCTGGATCTGTAAACCCTTCACATTACCAAGTAATCTGGACAAGGCACAGACATTTTGCCATCACATCACAGTGAAAACATCACGCTCTgtgattattaatttatttcagtggagagcggtgacgtttttgtgtagtcatggtATGATCCCACTGTCATGCGAGCGCCCGTGAGGGCGTGAGTTCGAAACAATGTAttgcaatttacagtgtaaatgaaagcggaaagtattagaacggacggatgatgcagtaatagcCAGTTACAGAgccaagcaaatgacacatgaacatgctcacaatgttaccaacaaaatgttggaatttaccgTGAGATCGGAACTATTGGGACcagggccggagtgggactcattttcagccctggagtttcatgcctcaaaccggcccactttagatcatgacctattattattaaaatcaaaaaatataacggGTCACTACTATCGTTTGAGCATAgaaagtggttatattggaactaatgcttgcttgttcgCACACTTAAAACAGCTCGcctgttccttccatactgacaggcgcaatcccctcatcactactggctcctggctctgcttctgacaccaaatcacattttaaaaactgtcataattctcagcacaaatctcccctttttacaaagccttctgatcagttcaggtcagtttcagGACAGGTCGCAAGTCCATCGCAGGgcggcatttcgctctcaaaatatttttattttattactggCAAAAGTTTTTTGCCAGTATTCTGTCTGTTTCAGTGGatatatactaggcaaaaaaagttctgcaccgctttttcagtctataatttctccccttcatttatacccaatagtgttgtatcttatactgttgtaaagcctgattcgtcctctttccaatgagatacaacttgtaaggatcctaataattgtgtgggaagtgaccagttttttttgagaaaatcccctgcaatattttttcagtcgatcatttctcccatttatcAATACcaattggtgttgtcttttatactgttagaaagcctgattagtccccttttcagtGTCAATcaattggtatgaccaacatggctaaacatgtgtCGTCGTcgtgttaaatgggagaaatgatcaactaaaaaaatattgcaggggattttctcaaaaaaaaaaaatcaataaaattggTCCTTCCCatacaattaccggtgtcactcattccagaaatgcaagttgtatctcatgaggacgaatcaggctttacaacggtataagatacaacactattgggtataaataaaggggggaaattatagactgaaaaagctgtgcagaactttttttgcctagtttacttaagatctgacggtaactagtccttgtcagccagccatcttgggcttatcatgttttctagacatcatgatttcccaaaactgaataaataccacacatagcaacacaaaactgctttgctagctcaatcatgttgtaactagagtatgcgctggaaaaaatattttcatgggCTGATAGTTACAGCCCATGTTAGTCTGCCAAGTcgtttttaatctaacaggtgccatgACAACTACTCAAGGCCATGCATGTACAGATGcagacaaactgacaaattgattaaatcaatggcctaggcaactcataaagaataaacaaattaataatgattaataggctaattaataattgataacattaacacattaataacaagaacaaagttatagcagCACATCTCCAtagaaaatcttacaggtactgtccgtggtgctgaatcagcctcagcaggtactgtccgtggtgctgaatcagcctcagcaggtactgtccgtggtgctaaATCTGCATaggcaggtgctgtccgtggtgctgactctgctgaggcTGGTACTGTCCGggctgctgactctgctgaggcaggtgctgtccgtggtgctgaatctgctgaggctgGTACTGTCCGggctgctgactctgctgaggcaggtgctgtccgtggtgctgaatctgctgaggctggtactgtccgtgctgctgactctgctgaggcaggtgctgtccgtggtgctgaatctgctgaggctggtactgtccgtgctgctgactctgctgaggcgggtgctgtccgtggtgctgaatcttctgTGGCATACTCTTTATTATACGCAATTTTATGAGCCGTTTCCACTCTACAtcctaaactcctcccatcgatgcaatccatttccgttttggcgtgctggtttgtttttagctagctagctgtcgTGCCGACGAAAGGAAAAGTGAAGCGAAcgcaggcttttccaatctagatctatgcgtgctcacataaaaagggcggtgtttgctgcatgcgaccaatcgcagacaaggaaaaatccacccgagccgcatactttgcaacggaggagcagacaataatctgaaataaatacgaggaatataaatccatcatccaggcaaaaaccaacacagttgaagctgcaaggaatgctggcaaaaaaaatcgccgactgtgtcaatgagtaaattagtgggattataaacGAAGTAAGCGCAAATCTTGCTGTACGTTATGCTGGGCCACGTCGTCATGTTATCCTCCCAGTTCTGCACTGAATTTGGGTGGGGGAGAGTAACGGCATCTCCAGTCAAGGTGGTTGAACCGTGTTCCCATTGTaaggacataattattaaaattgaaacctGACAAGCAGCGAGCTACATGTCCAGACGAAGCTGCGTTagcatggaagtttgtttacaccggcatacgctgcgcaaaccacttccggcggaaatgaagtgcatttgtgTAGGGTAATGGCGCCCCCCGGGATTTGGTGCGTAAACCTGTCTATAGAAATttaagctccataaaattcacggaggatcttgtttagctcttctttacttacagttggaaaaaaatctgctgtttgcctggtgtGTTTCAGGTAGTGTTGTAGACATTTTACGGCCCAAGatgttgaccgggccgtaccggcttcatttcttaacctctccagctgatccagctcttcactcgtctctttcgcgtatctctcctttttctcttctgtcttgtcttcctcgttcagcgaTTTATCCATACTTAGGTccccaaataaatcaaaattgacaacaaaaaggtccattatgcaggctaacaaagttgacagcggcttttgatgcgggttttggtgaaatgtttcgtgttgccatggaaaccacacagactcaggcaATAGTCTCACTCCTCCTGTCCCAGCCCTCCTAATAACACAgttacatcagtgtgtgtgtgtgtgtgtgtgtgtgtgtgtgtgtgtgtgtgtgtgtgtgtgtgtgtgtgtgtgtgtgtgtgttgacaaatGCAAGTGCCGGTTACATTGTGACAGGAGGGGGGCAGTCATTAGGTAGCTACCATTCAAACTGACCTGTGCACAACAATGATAACCTTTACTTGGAAAATTTCATCGGGGGAAGGGAGTGAAATGAGTTTGCTGATAATGTTGTTTGCTCACCAGAGCCTGGTGCTAACTTCTTGTGTAGGAGGTCAGCAACCTTGACCTCACTCAGGGCAGCACTGAGCTCGAATCTGGGCAAAAGTTATATTGTGGTACAAACATACAGCCTATAACTGATAAATGGAAAACTAGttattgtatatgtgtgtgtgtgtgtgtgtgtgtgtgttccagtgatgCCTCAGgagctgctggtgtgtaaagaagaggttccccctgagcagcaggagtgcagctccagtctggaccaggaggagccagagcccccacacattaaagaggaacaggaggagctgtggaccaatcagaaggcagagcagcttcaagatCTCACCAAGTTCCCcttcactgctgtcactgtgaagagtgaagatgatgaagaggaagctcagtgctcacagcttcatcagagccaaactgaggagaacagagaggcagagcctccagccagcagctccactgaacagatgaaaacagaagctGATGGAGAGGAAGCAGCCAGGAACTCAGATCCAGCTGCTGATTTCCAAGCAACTAGTGAGGGCCAGCTCCTCTCTTCACACTCTTCTGAAGCTGagactgatgacagtgatgactgggaggagagcagagagcctcagtcaggttcaaacccacagagtgAACTCCTTTTCAGTGATGATGGATCTGATGACGCAGAGAAACCATCTTCCTGTTCTGTGAACAagaacacaggagagaaagtGTGGAGCTGCTCTCTATGTGGTCAAAGCTTTAAACTAAAAGGAACCATAAAGAGACatatgagagtccacacaggagagaaaccatttaccTGCTCCATCTGTGGTAAAGGTTTTACAGATAAAAAAACTGTCAGTAcacacatgagagtccacacaggagagaaaccctttagctgctcagtctgtggtaaAGGTTTTACACAGAAGGGACACTTTAAtacacacatgagaatccaTACAGGAGAGAAGCCGTTTACCTGCTCGGTCTGTGGTAAAGGTTTTGCAGATAAAAAAACCTTTCAcgtacacatgagaatccacacaggagagaaaccgtttagctgctcagtttgtggtAAAGGTTTTACACAGATAGGACACTTTAAAGCACACACCAGAGTTCACACAGGCGAGAAACCATTTACCTGCACAGTCTGCGGAAAAGCATTTAGTGATAAACGTCATTTAAAACCTCACATGAATGTCCACACCGGAGAAAAACCATTTAGCTGCTGAGTCTGTGGTAAAAGTTTTGCACGGAAAAATtacctcaacacacacaaacgaatTCACAcgggagagaaaccatttagctgctcagtgTGTGGCAAAAATTACACATGGAAACAtgacctcaacacacacatgcgaacgcacacaggagagaaaccgttcagcTGCAGTGTCTGTGGAAGAGGTTTCAGCAGGCGTGCAGATGTTAGAGGTCATGAGTGTGCCGGTGAGACACACCTGagtgctgctcacacacatgttGTTTTAATACAGGCTAATGCAGTCAACACCGCTGGCCCATATGTTTCTATTTGCCACAACCCAGGGGGACAATAAGCAAATACTCTATACTCTCTCTTTGCTCTTGGACATCCACATACACCGCTGCTGCATTTACTTTAAACTGAtacattttactgctttttctgttttatgcaattctttgatttgttttgttttttctttttttatgctgttaCTTTTACTGCCACAATTATTACCATCAttcaacattttctttctcagaGCAGGATGTTTTGAAATATTCTCATTGACAATGTGAAAATAGGATAACTTCTTGCAAGTACAAttatttgcataaaaaatgaatgaaactacATGAGGACAGAGTTACTATTATCCTGAGGTTGTCTGTTACTTTACTGGAcagttgtgttgtgtattgAGTCAAGGCTACAGGATTGACCAGGGATGGGCAACTTTTATGGGGGTAAGGGCCACAAAATAATGTGAGTGATCATTAGGGGCCGCAGTGACTCGCAGGGCAGTGAACCCACAGCCACACTGCACTGTCTCTCCATCAGACTGGGCTTTTTGGCTTTTTCTAGCTCCAGCTCTGCTTGTTAGGAAGCAtcaaaagaatatttttgtGCTGTGGTAGCTCTTTTGCTCGTTTATATTTCTTTTAAGATCTTTAATGATGGCGAGTCTGGCAGCACCaatgtatttttcacatttcgCTTTATGGCAGCTGTTTTAGTGCTGGTTAATGATATATTCTGCCATCATTGATACAGTCTGCACATTATGGTGTACTGATGAACTCTGTGAACAGGCAGCCGGTCTAACTTTTATATTGGAGCACAAAGTTTCTGTGataaatttttcttttttgctcatgGTGTCTTTAGCTCTCCACATCATGAAGTGGTGGATGATCCCTtgtcatgacctctgacctcttctAATGAGACATAATGTTATGTAAACACCTGACCTGCAGGTGGAGCCATCGAGCTACATGATCCTGAACTGAGACAAAGTCAATCATTTCTGTCcaaattttgaaaatcaccCAGGGGCCACAAAATGAAGGTTTGTGGGCTGCGTGGGGCCCGTGGGCCACCAGTTGCCCACGTCTGGGTCAGACCTAAAAACCAGTCAGGATGCTTGGTGTTTCATGGTGGTACAGGTCTGTGCTGAAGACGGCTGGTTTAACATTAGGTTGAAGCACCGGTTATTGTGTTTGGTGGTTAATGTCACCGCCACTCGATACTATAAGATGCAAatacctgatgatgatgatgatgatgatgacgatgatgatgatgatgatgatgatgatgatgatgatgatgcttggTGTTACATATCTGTGTTGTAGATTGCTAGTTTAACATTAGATTTAAAATGCTTCTTGCTTAATTATGAAATAGTTGCCAGAAGCTGACACACCTCCGGCAGAGCTTAACAAGCACAGGAGTGTCTGCAGAAAGAGgttgtgattttaaaacattaaaaactccATTTTGGGTTAAAAAGTAGAAATAGGTTGTATGAAagagtgtttctttttttctttctttctttctttttttttttaatttggcacACAGCTGCATGTGCTCAAATGTTCAACTGTGtatgaagtttaaaaaaaaaatgctcccaCATGTTCCAGTGCTTCAGTTAGCATTGTTTCTGCATATTTGTGTTGCAAATACACATGTCCAATAAGATGTGTACTTTTGTGATGCATGTGTCGCGGGTGTTAGATGTGTGCAGTgatgtagtctagtttattatAGTGGTTATAcgcgcgtgcacgtgtgtgtgcgcgcgcacacgcacacacacacacacacacacacacggctccctttctgaaacgttaacgttagctccagctgtagtgtccctcGAAACGTCACGCTTGATGGAAgcccctatggtcaaaaagagcccgcttcgtaacacagagaaggcgactttatgaacgggaaagtgaacgttatgtcaaaaaaacacatactgatacgtatctttgcgcattgtTAAGTGGTaatacggaaattcgggaccttttctagtgggtatacggcgtatacctgcgtatcacgtagactacaccactggatgtgtgtttgaatgccTTGAAGCTCAAAAATCAACACCGACAGCAGACGGCGATGGCAGTCACTGTTTCAGTGTTCACTCTTACATGGGTGTGTTCTTGGAGGCTGACAGATTTAATATGTTTAATAATATCTTCGGCctgggcggcacggtggtgcagtgggtgcagtggttagcactgtcgcctcacagcgAGAAGGTCCTTTCtgtttggagtttgcatgttctccccgtgtctgcgtcggtttcctcccaccgtccaaagacatgcaggtcaggtgaattggagaagctaaaattgcccctaggtgtgagtgtgtgtgtggatgtcagtgtttgtctgtctgccctgcgatggactggcgacctgtccagggtgtttccttgccttcgccctatgagcgctgggattggctccagcacccccccgcgaccctagtgaggataagcggtttagaagatgaatgaatgaatatcttCAGCCTTCAGTTATTAAAAAACACTGCTAAATTTCACTGGAACCAGATTGAGCTACCGTGTCTACAGATACCCATAAAGGTACATCTTTAATCATGAGAattatgaagtttttttttttgtttgtttgtttttgtgaatattATCCCCTCCCCTCAGAGTGTCCGActtttttctcacaattttCCGACTTTATAATATGAGAACATCCGATTTTTTATTCCCTAGAAATTGGCTAATTtaatggcagttttacagggttgaccgtttttatttcaggggggatgccatatCCGCCCTCatccccctcaactcgagtactgcctatcaccaaaaaacaaccaaaattgcatttttcatgtcatgggGCCTTTGATGCCAATGGGAGGTGTGaaaggaaaatacattttgggCAGCTCAGACAGACTTGCTAATTGACTGGAccatcctg comes from Myripristis murdjan chromosome 12, fMyrMur1.1, whole genome shotgun sequence and encodes:
- the LOC115368764 gene encoding gastrula zinc finger protein XlCGF26.1-like, which produces TFPCSLCGKQFTEKGNLNKHMRIHTGEKPFPCSLCGKQFTEKGKLNKHMRIHTGEKPFPCSLCGKRFPHKGTLKIHMRIHTGEKPFVCSVCGKQFTEKGKLNKHMRVHTGEKLFPCSLCGTAFAQKGTLNKHMRNHTGEKPFPCSLCGKGFAQKGNLNRHMRIHTGEKPFPCSLCGKQFTEKRKLKLHTRIHTGEKPFLCSLCGKGFAQTADLNRHMRIHTGEKPFVCSLCGKQFTEKGNLNTHMRIHTGENL